The following proteins come from a genomic window of Trifolium pratense cultivar HEN17-A07 linkage group LG4, ARS_RC_1.1, whole genome shotgun sequence:
- the LOC123924272 gene encoding transcription factor bHLH30-like, translating into MSYIFYDKISSSGYDDLGLLNQSLHNFGTSNGVLESGKGKVVKCPITERVGKDDISEAKALAALKNHSEAEKRRRERINGHLATLRGLVTSTDQKMDKATLLAKVICQVKELKKNAMEASKGFLIPMEDDEVKVEPYDIELGHGCMSYKATICCDYQPEILSDLKKALDALQLQLVKVEMSTLENRMKNVLVFTCCKGDNSVNVETCKSIANVVHKALDSVLEKAYSSMEFSLRTSYPNKRRRMCFAETSTSSCNHGSCCSC; encoded by the exons ATCTTTTATGACAAAATTTCTTCATCTGGGTATGATGATTTGGGCTTATTGAATCAAtctttgcataactttggaacTTCTAATGGTGTTTTAGAGAGTGGGAAGGGAAAGGTGGTGAAGTGCCCTATAACTGAAAGAGTTGGTAAAGATGATATTTCTGAGGCTAAAGCTTTAGCTGCTTTGAAGAACCATAGTGAAGCAGAGAAGAGAAGGAGGGAGAGAATAAACGGTCATCTTGCAACATTGCGTGGCCTTGTGACTTCCACTGATCAAaag ATGGACAAAGCCACATTACTTGCTAAAGTGATTTGTCAAGTGAAGGAATTGAAGAAGAATGCAATGGAAGCAAGCAAAGGTTTTCTCATTCCAATGGAAGATGATGAAGTGAAAGTTGAACCATATGATATTGAATTAGGACATGGATGCATGTCTTACAAAGCAACTATCTGCTGTGATTACCAACCTGAGATACTTTCTGACCTCAAAAAAGCACTTGATGCACTTCAACTTCAACTAGTGAAGGTTGAAATGTCAACATTGGAAAACAGAATGAAGAATGTGCTTGTCTTTACATGTTGTAAAGGGGATAATAGTGTTAATGTTGAAACATGTAAAAGTATTGCAAATGTTGTTCATAAAGCATTAGATTCTGTGTTGGAAAAGGCTTATAGTTCAATGGAGTTTTCACTTAGAACTTCATATCCAAACAAAAGGAGAAGAATGTGCTTTGCTGAAACATCTACTTCCTCATGCAACCATGGATCTTGTTGCTCATGCTAA